The Arachis ipaensis cultivar K30076 chromosome B07, Araip1.1, whole genome shotgun sequence genome includes a window with the following:
- the LOC107606853 gene encoding protein NETWORKED 4A (The sequence of the model RefSeq protein was modified relative to this genomic sequence to represent the inferred CDS: added 64 bases not found in genome assembly) produces MASGAHTNKQMKRLESRKSHSWWWDSHISPKNSKWLFENLEEMDRNVKQMLKLIEQDADSFAKKAEMYYQKRPELVALVEEFYRGYRALAERYDHVTVELRKNIPSDLQSQGSGISDSGSEPSSTWPSPMKGSRRKSKNRAAGFEYFLGSGGNGSDAYQKDVDDSSTLTDSEEESDDSSVNNYSSFNGSDPGINRRILELESELRGVREKLWMQEEEHVEGSSRGLRNENIEDAYSKINAYEQELLTVNEKLRLSEEEITKLKIELRKYIPLDSENLEAGVELSSTEEYIKTGRETIKEEEVQGSFQGLNKESFESNGEVESLGKELRITKEKLEASEKQIASLNFESNKSSERIKQLQEQLDLARKDIAAWKSKFNSEKRESTKLQERLARLKTSLSDRDHEIRDLKTAVSDAEEKIFPEKAQMKAEMSSVLEESAHIKEQIREWESRGRAFEDDIRRIQTEKLEKEAALKGEIELLKADIEEKEKNIKDLNVSLDAMKSERETLNVEVGSLKEEVKSRDGRIEQMNNHLNQLHMEHVKLIAGMEEAHRQVEELKSKAKQLEDEVERQRTVILEGAEEKREVIRQLCFSLEHYRNGYNMLKKHFVGHKRVPILAS; encoded by the exons ATGGCTTCAGGG GCTCATACTAACAAGCAAATGAAGAGGTTGGAATCAAGGAAGTCACATTCATGGTGGTGGGATAGCCACATCAGTCCCAAGAATTCAAAGTGGCTTTTTGAAAATCTTGAAG AGATGGATAGGAATGTGAAGCAAATGTTGAAGCTGATTGAACAAGATGCAGATTCCTTTGCCAAAAAGGCTGAGATGTACTATCAGAAGAGGCCAGAGTTGGTTGCTCTGGTTGAGGAGTTCTACCGTGGCTATCGGGCTCTGGCCGAGCGTTACGACCATGTCACAGTAGAATTGCGGAAGAATATACCCTCTGATCTCCAATCTCAAGGATCAGGTATTTCAGACTCTGGCTCTGAGCCATCCTCTACTTGGCCCTCTCCAATGAAGGGGAGCCGCCGAAAGTCTAAAAACCGTGCAGCAGGGTTTGAATACTTTCTTGGCTCTGGTGGAAATGGTTCTGATGCATACCAGAAAGATGTAGATGACTCATCTACACTGACAGATTCTGAGGAGGAATCCGATGATTCATCAGTTAACAATTATTCAAGTTTCAATGGCAGCGATCCAGGGATCAATAGAAGAATATTGGAATTGGAAAGCGAGCTTCGTGGGGTAAGAGAAAAGTTGTGGATGCAAGAGGAGGAACATGTAGAGGGTTCATCTAGAGGGCTAAGAAATGAGAACATTGAAGATGCTTATTCCAAAATTAATGCATATGAACAAGAGCTGCTGACTGTGAATGAAAAGTTAAGACTTTCAGAAGAAGAAATCACTAAACTGAAGATTGAGCTTAGAAAATACATACCTTTGGATTCTGAAAATTTGGAGGCTGGTGTAGAATTGTCATCAACTGAAGAATACATCAAGACAGGAAGGGAAACCATTAAGGAAGAAGAGGTTCAAGGAAGTTTCCAGGGTCTGAATAAGGA CTCGAGGCTTCGGAAAAGCAAATTGCTTCCCTGAATTTTGAGTCCAATAAATCCTCTGAAAGAATCAAGCAACTGCAGGAGCAGCTTGACTTGGCTCGCAAGGACATTGCTGCATGGAAATCCAAGTTTAACAGCGAAAAAAGAGAGAGCACCAAACTCCAAGAAAGACTTGCGAGGTTGAAGACTAGTCTATCAGACCGAGATCATGAGATCAGGGATTTGAAAACAGCTGTATCTGATGCGGAGGAGAAAATCTTCCCGGAGAAAGCTCAGATGAAGGCTGAAATGTCCAGTGTGTTGGAGGAAAGTGCTCACATAAAAGAACAAATCAGAGAATGGGAAAGTCGTGGCCGAGCTTTTGAAGATGACATAAGAAGGATCCAGACTGAAAAATTAGAAAAGGAGGCAGCACTGAAGGGCGAAATTGAGCTTTTAAAGGCAGAcattgaagagaaagaaaaaaacataAAGGATCTCAATGTAAGCCTTGATGCTATGAAATCAGAGAGAGAGACCCTAAATGTAGAAGTTGGTTCACTCAAGGAAGAGGTAAAATCAAGAGATGGAAGGATTGAACAAATGAACAACCATTTGAACCAACTTCACATGGAACATGTTAAATTGATTGCTGGAATGGAAGAGGCACATAGACAAGTGGAAGAACTGAAATCAAAAGCTAAACAGCTAGAGGATGAGGTTGAGAGGCAAAGAACAGTGATCTTAGAAGGAGCGGAAGAGAAGCGCGAGGTGATAAGGCAGCTATGCTTCTCACTTGAGCACTACAGAAATGGTTATAACATGCTAAAGAAGCATTTTGTAGGACACAAGAGGGTTCCAATTTTGGCTTCCTAG